Proteins encoded in a region of the Heterodontus francisci isolate sHetFra1 chromosome 19, sHetFra1.hap1, whole genome shotgun sequence genome:
- the gp9 gene encoding glycoprotein IX (platelet), which yields MLTFGGLVLLFLLNLPIIKLCPPSCQCTNLDDQGSKVDCSSKLLKEVPVLPENTVELYLQNNHLTTVAPGTFDKLQNLRKVDLSRNPWNCDCHIIYVKHWLEDQQLNSNPSVLCSTPDLINGKQILNLTGNEYLACNSHESIQCKTFLHKDIWLVAASLLVCILWLCTVYIAKHLNYWVFVTDSYLLAESPRSRLKSQ from the coding sequence ATGTTGACCTTTGGTGGGTTAGTATTACTTTTCTTGCTCAATTTGCCAATTATCAAGTTGTGCCCACCATCCTGCCAATGCACAAACCTGGATGACCAGGGCTCCAAAGTTGACTGCAGCTCAAAGCTCCTGAAGGAAGTTCCTGTTCTCCCTGAAAACACAGTTGAACTTTACCTACAGAACAACCATTTAACCACAGTTGCTCCAGGCACGTTTGATAAGCTTCAGAACCTCAGGAAGGTCGACCTCTCCAGGAACCCATGGAACTGTGATTGCCATATTATATATGTCAAACACTGGCTAGAAGACCAACAACTCAATTCTAATCCATCAGTTCTTTGTTCAACTCCTGACTTAATTAATGGCAAACAAATATTGAACCTAACAGGGAATGAGTATCTTGCCTGTAACAGCCATGAATCAATCCAGTGTAAAACATTTCTTCACAAAGATATTTGGCTGGTTGCTGCATCTTTGCTTGTTTGTATTTTGTGGCTGTGCACAGTCTACATTGCAAAGCACTTGAACTACTGGGTTTTTGTGACAGATTCTTACTTGCTGGCAGAAAGCCCCAGAAGCAGATTAAAAAGCCAATAG